The Candidatus Polarisedimenticolaceae bacterium genome window below encodes:
- a CDS encoding GAF domain-containing SpoIIE family protein phosphatase translates to MRDRADILERVLEITRRLAEPLELNDLLGTIVQAALSILDADRGSVFLYDAAADVLVSRVATGSGELRVPANRGFAGECVRTRAVVVVNDAYADPRFNPDVDRATGYRTRCILTIPLVGHDDALVGVLQVLNKRDGTFGEDDVAVATALAAQCAVAIQRMKLLEDLLAKQRLERELEVAKDIQTRVLPRVMPELAAYEVAGWSRAADQTGGDIFDVIETGGRVILLLGDATGHGIGPALSVTQVRAMLRIAVRLGAGLDDAFRHINDQLSDDLSSNRFVTGFLGILDTERHELSYHSGGQGPLLHFHAARGEATLETATTLPMGMMPIMRLKPPRVAPIEAGDVFAAITDGIFEYENAADEMFGEDRVVDLFRAHRGSTARELLDLVVREVDAFAAGAPQKDDMTLVVLRRKP, encoded by the coding sequence ATGAGAGACCGCGCCGACATCCTCGAGAGAGTCCTCGAGATCACCCGCCGGCTCGCCGAGCCGCTCGAGCTCAACGATCTCCTGGGGACGATCGTCCAGGCGGCGCTCTCGATCCTCGATGCCGATCGTGGGAGCGTCTTCCTCTACGACGCGGCGGCCGACGTGCTCGTCTCCCGCGTGGCGACCGGGTCGGGCGAGCTGCGCGTCCCGGCGAACCGCGGCTTCGCCGGTGAGTGCGTGAGGACGCGCGCCGTCGTGGTCGTCAACGACGCCTATGCCGATCCGCGCTTCAACCCCGACGTCGACCGCGCCACCGGCTATCGCACGCGATGCATCCTCACGATCCCCCTCGTCGGCCACGACGACGCGCTCGTCGGCGTCCTCCAGGTCCTGAACAAGCGCGACGGGACGTTCGGCGAGGACGACGTCGCGGTGGCGACCGCGCTCGCGGCCCAGTGCGCGGTGGCGATCCAGCGCATGAAGCTGCTGGAGGATCTCCTCGCCAAGCAGCGGCTCGAGCGCGAGCTCGAGGTCGCGAAGGACATCCAGACGCGCGTGCTCCCGCGCGTCATGCCCGAGCTCGCCGCGTACGAGGTCGCCGGCTGGAGCCGCGCAGCCGATCAGACGGGCGGCGATATCTTCGACGTGATCGAGACCGGAGGGCGCGTCATCCTCCTCCTCGGTGACGCGACCGGCCACGGGATCGGGCCGGCGCTCTCGGTGACGCAGGTGCGTGCCATGCTGCGGATCGCGGTGCGCCTCGGCGCCGGCCTCGACGACGCCTTCCGCCACATCAACGATCAGCTCTCGGACGACCTCTCCTCGAACCGCTTCGTGACCGGTTTCCTCGGCATCCTCGATACCGAGCGCCACGAGCTGTCGTACCACTCCGGCGGGCAGGGGCCGCTCCTCCACTTCCACGCGGCGCGCGGGGAGGCGACGCTCGAGACCGCGACCACCCTGCCGATGGGGATGATGCCGATCATGCGCCTGAAGCCTCCGCGCGTGGCGCCGATCGAGGCCGGCGACGTCTTCGCGGCGATCACGGACGGGATCTTCGAATACGAGAACGCCGCGGACGAGATGTTCGGGGAGGATCGCGTCGTCGATCTCTTCCGCGCCCATCGCGGCTCGACCGCCAGGGAGCTGCTCGATCTGGTCGTGCGCGAGGTCGACGCGTTCGCCGCCGGCGCCCCCCAGAAAGACGACATGACGCTCGTCGTCCTGCGCCGGAAACCCTAG
- a CDS encoding MBL fold metallo-hydrolase has protein sequence MSAKDYRLRFWGVRGTVATPAADKLRYGGNTPCAAVELAEDEYLVLDCGTGVRNLGVAIAKKRAGKATRINIFLSHYHLDHVEGLSLFQPLYDAANTVIFHGFAADGRTVQDNLETLIAPPYFPLRLAGVPATVKFRDVDGSTFDVGDLQVDSMPLSHPDGSVAYRLSHGSRRIIFATDHEYGDAAVDGALAEFSRGADHLIYDATYMPAEYDTLRKGWGHSTWFAAVQAARAAGVSRLVLFHHHPEHTDDQLDEIQRITRSELPTACVAREGMELAF, from the coding sequence ATGTCAGCAAAGGACTACCGGCTGCGGTTCTGGGGGGTACGCGGCACCGTCGCGACGCCGGCGGCCGACAAGCTGCGCTACGGCGGGAACACGCCGTGCGCCGCCGTCGAGCTCGCCGAAGACGAGTACCTCGTCCTCGATTGCGGCACGGGAGTCCGGAATCTCGGGGTCGCGATCGCCAAGAAGCGCGCCGGGAAGGCGACCCGGATCAACATCTTCCTCTCCCATTACCACCTCGACCACGTCGAGGGGCTCTCCCTCTTCCAGCCGCTGTACGATGCCGCTAACACCGTTATATTTCATGGGTTTGCGGCCGACGGGCGGACCGTCCAGGACAACCTCGAGACGCTGATCGCGCCCCCCTATTTCCCGCTCCGCCTCGCCGGCGTCCCGGCGACGGTCAAGTTCCGCGACGTCGACGGCTCGACCTTCGACGTGGGAGACCTCCAGGTCGACTCGATGCCGCTGTCCCACCCGGACGGCTCGGTCGCCTACCGGCTGAGCCACGGCAGCCGGCGGATCATCTTCGCCACCGACCACGAATATGGCGATGCAGCAGTCGACGGCGCCCTGGCGGAGTTCTCCCGAGGCGCCGACCACCTCATCTACGACGCGACCTATATGCCCGCCGAGTACGACACCCTGCGGAAGGGCTGGGGCCACAGCACCTGGTTCGCCGCGGTGCAGGCCGCCCGCGCGGCGGGGGTCTCCCGGCTCGTCCTCTTCCACCACCACCCCGAGCACACCGACGACCAGCTCGACGAGATCCAGCGGATCACGAGGTCGGAGCTCCCCACGGCGTGCGTCGCGCGGGAGGGGATGGAGCTGGCGTTCTAG
- a CDS encoding FecR domain-containing protein: MAHAADGSLAKVTAVQNTVEARTSSGASWSAAKNGDPLKANDRVRTGPGSRAAILYSDQTLHRMNEKSEIEILPPSGGGTGIVKILSGQSYFTTRTPKDFGRVQTPTVTAAIKGTEFAVSVDDDGTSVVTMIEGTVEASNEFGAVTVTKGEEAVAAPGKAPQKRIIVKPRDAVQWSLYFPPVLGGADAERLKGSPLAGAATELSSGQVDAAKKTIADAQAADPHNPVALALASVVALAADDRDRARSLADQAVGADPKSPSALLARSYVAQADFDIDRAAKLAEQAAAADPQSAEAQARVAELRLAMGDRSGARKAAEAAVSRQPGNARALTVLGFVQLAQFQTKDAAASFDKAVAADGAFPLAHAGRGIAQFRLGHLGTGKEEFQTAATLDPAESLYRSYLGKAYYEDYQSKPASKELAAAKSLDPRDPTPWLYDAILLQSENRPVEALENLNKSMELNDQRAVYRSRLLLDEDTAVRSTDLARIYKDLGFEQLGLVSARRSADEDQANYSSHLFLAGNYQSLPGFASSFLSETLQARIYQPVGVNAVRPDSQTGAVEFNEYTALFDRPRAQGYVSGSYGYTDTNLSSYFPNDPATEALFSIDKSDNWSGAGTATYHNDRFSGEVSVSKVSDDGFRVNNDQDTTVYSGLFEGALSGRDTLQLSAIVANRKNGDLPLREIPVLPFPEHFDTDELNFGLAWHREIHRGTDLAVSAIWNSTDQTGTLLGSSIQAETKLSGPQLEAQLVHRSGNVNWIAGAGGFDGTFEATPSSGTTTKADERFANAYGYAKLRGLGPVDVVAGFAVESVDSPVGLLPPRDSFIGQSDVKFQGTAVSPKVGASATFKSGTTIRAAIFSRLAASIGRLQTLEPTQVSGFNQFFEDVGGTKSTNYGIGFDQQLISKIFFGGSWLHRDLDVPEASCPTPDPFSGCAGIPGTLLVHRNENVELVSAYANGLIGKRVTASFEYVLENRMFDTTQLSPLALFENYVKTERYHPEARVFLPFGLYAVVGATYYAQRIQQFDDLVTPVYTTITPRFWTMNAAIGYRLPDRLGLVTLEGTNLTDREFDVYQQSLQEQVIPARRVVLKADFQF, encoded by the coding sequence ATGGCGCACGCCGCCGACGGAAGCCTCGCGAAGGTCACGGCGGTCCAGAACACCGTCGAAGCCAGGACGTCTTCGGGCGCCTCGTGGTCGGCCGCCAAGAACGGGGACCCGTTGAAGGCGAACGACCGCGTGCGCACCGGACCGGGGAGCCGTGCGGCGATCCTCTACTCCGACCAGACGCTCCATCGGATGAACGAGAAGAGCGAGATCGAGATCCTTCCGCCGTCCGGCGGCGGCACCGGGATCGTCAAGATCCTTTCGGGCCAGAGCTACTTCACGACCCGCACGCCGAAAGACTTCGGCCGCGTTCAGACGCCCACGGTCACTGCTGCGATCAAGGGCACGGAGTTCGCCGTGTCGGTCGATGACGACGGGACGTCCGTCGTCACGATGATCGAGGGAACGGTCGAGGCGTCGAACGAGTTCGGCGCCGTCACCGTGACGAAGGGCGAAGAGGCGGTCGCGGCACCCGGCAAGGCCCCCCAGAAGCGGATCATCGTCAAGCCGCGCGACGCGGTGCAGTGGTCGCTCTACTTCCCGCCGGTTCTCGGCGGGGCCGATGCGGAGCGCCTCAAGGGATCGCCGCTGGCGGGCGCGGCGACCGAGCTGTCGAGCGGCCAGGTCGACGCCGCGAAGAAGACGATCGCGGACGCCCAGGCGGCCGATCCCCACAATCCCGTCGCGCTCGCGCTCGCATCGGTCGTCGCCCTCGCGGCGGACGACCGTGACCGCGCTCGCTCGCTCGCCGACCAGGCCGTCGGCGCCGATCCGAAGTCGCCGTCGGCGCTCCTCGCCCGGTCGTACGTGGCGCAGGCCGATTTCGACATCGACCGCGCGGCGAAGCTCGCCGAGCAGGCCGCCGCGGCCGACCCGCAGAGCGCCGAGGCGCAGGCGCGCGTCGCCGAGCTCCGGCTCGCGATGGGCGATCGCAGCGGCGCACGGAAGGCGGCGGAGGCCGCCGTCTCGCGCCAGCCGGGGAACGCCCGCGCGCTCACCGTGCTCGGCTTCGTGCAGCTCGCGCAATTTCAAACGAAAGATGCCGCGGCGAGCTTCGACAAGGCCGTCGCGGCCGACGGCGCGTTTCCGCTGGCCCACGCGGGCCGCGGCATCGCCCAGTTCCGTCTCGGCCACCTCGGCACCGGCAAGGAAGAGTTCCAGACGGCCGCGACGCTCGACCCCGCGGAGTCGCTCTACCGTTCGTACCTCGGCAAGGCGTACTACGAGGACTACCAGTCGAAGCCGGCGTCCAAGGAGCTCGCGGCAGCCAAGAGCCTGGACCCGCGCGATCCGACGCCGTGGCTCTACGACGCGATCCTCCTCCAGTCGGAGAACCGGCCGGTCGAGGCGCTCGAGAACCTGAACAAGTCGATGGAGCTGAACGATCAGCGCGCGGTCTACCGCTCGCGGCTGCTCCTGGACGAGGACACCGCCGTTCGCTCGACCGACCTCGCGCGCATCTACAAAGATCTCGGGTTCGAGCAGCTCGGCTTGGTCTCCGCGCGCCGCAGCGCCGACGAGGACCAGGCGAACTATTCGAGCCACCTCTTTCTCGCGGGCAACTACCAGTCGCTTCCCGGTTTCGCTTCGTCGTTCCTCAGTGAAACCCTTCAGGCGCGGATCTACCAGCCGGTCGGCGTGAACGCCGTGCGCCCGGATTCACAGACCGGCGCCGTCGAGTTCAACGAGTACACGGCGCTCTTCGACCGGCCCCGTGCGCAGGGGTACGTCAGCGGGTCGTACGGCTACACCGATACGAATCTCAGCTCGTACTTCCCGAACGACCCAGCGACCGAGGCGTTGTTCTCGATCGACAAGAGCGACAACTGGAGCGGCGCTGGCACCGCCACCTACCACAACGACCGGTTCTCGGGTGAGGTCTCGGTCTCGAAGGTCTCGGACGACGGCTTCCGTGTCAACAACGACCAGGACACCACGGTCTACTCCGGCCTCTTCGAGGGAGCGCTCTCGGGACGCGACACCCTCCAGCTGAGCGCGATCGTCGCGAACCGGAAGAATGGCGACCTGCCGCTCCGGGAGATTCCGGTCCTTCCCTTCCCCGAGCATTTCGACACCGACGAGCTGAACTTCGGCCTCGCGTGGCACCGCGAGATTCACCGCGGGACCGACCTCGCCGTCTCCGCGATCTGGAACAGCACCGATCAGACGGGGACGCTCCTCGGCTCGAGCATCCAGGCCGAGACGAAGCTCTCCGGCCCGCAGCTCGAGGCGCAGCTCGTCCATCGGTCCGGGAACGTCAACTGGATCGCGGGAGCCGGCGGCTTCGACGGCACCTTCGAGGCGACGCCGAGCTCCGGCACCACGACCAAGGCCGACGAGCGGTTCGCAAACGCGTACGGTTACGCCAAGCTCCGCGGCCTGGGCCCGGTCGACGTCGTCGCCGGGTTCGCCGTCGAGAGCGTCGACTCGCCGGTCGGGCTCCTGCCCCCGCGCGACTCGTTCATCGGCCAGAGCGACGTCAAGTTCCAGGGCACAGCCGTCAGCCCGAAGGTCGGCGCCTCCGCCACCTTCAAGAGCGGCACCACGATCCGCGCCGCGATCTTCTCGCGCCTCGCCGCCAGCATCGGCCGGCTCCAGACCCTCGAGCCGACGCAGGTCTCCGGCTTCAACCAGTTCTTCGAGGATGTCGGCGGAACGAAGTCCACGAACTACGGCATCGGCTTCGACCAGCAGCTCATCTCGAAGATCTTCTTCGGCGGGTCGTGGCTCCATCGCGACCTCGACGTCCCCGAGGCGAGCTGCCCGACGCCGGATCCGTTCTCGGGCTGCGCAGGCATCCCCGGCACCCTCCTCGTTCATCGCAACGAGAACGTCGAGCTCGTGTCCGCCTACGCGAACGGTCTCATCGGGAAGCGCGTCACGGCGTCGTTCGAATACGTGCTCGAGAACCGGATGTTCGACACGACGCAGCTGTCGCCGCTCGCCCTCTTCGAGAATTACGTGAAGACCGAGCGGTACCATCCGGAGGCGCGGGTCTTCCTGCCGTTCGGACTCTACGCCGTCGTCGGCGCGACGTACTACGCGCAGCGGATCCAGCAGTTCGACGACCTCGTCACCCCCGTTTACACGACGATCACGCCGCGCTTCTGGACGATGAACGCGGCGATCGGCTACCGGCTCCCCGATCGGCTCGGCCTCGTGACCCTCGAGGGGACGAACCTGACCGATCGTGAGTTCGACGTCTACCAGCAGTCGCTCCAGGAGCAGGTCATCCCGGCGCGGCGCGTGGTGCTGAAGGCCGACTTCCAGTTCTGA